One Peptostreptococcus equinus genomic window carries:
- a CDS encoding C40 family peptidase gives MKKAITVLGLGAAAAAISVTNVSALEQQDANKMLADANLNEQSNATSNKVSELNADSKLTVKDGQVSVTNNQTNTSNDTLANQKIVKNEIGVLVETQDNTKINTENKATEKEQTPVAENTAVETKVEETKAPAKEEAPVAETKVEETKAPAKEEAPVAETKVEETKAPAKEEAPVAETKVEETKAPTKEEAPVAETKVEETKAPAKEEAPVAETKVEETKAPAKEEAPVAETKPSDDIVVVSKAKLTKQAKETAQTVEGKINNAYYLNVRSGPSTSFSIEDVLSQKDVFKILSRHATGWYEVLLQNGTKGWSSDKYITVLSSNDKANVVNSVNAKVQKAAPTTSNKGQLKNAYALNIRKGPSVLEKLSGVVFKGDVFNVVSQHSSGWLEIMLKDGTRGWASGKYISANLSNVKHNTSVVSHSNAANNNASVRPTTNAKPVANKVTTPAKNNKVTINVNQARVNSSVNVRSSASRSGSVLGTLTGNSIVNVLGMENGWYKVLLNSGQIGYVGPSFLSMTGKTVAVSATTNNVTNRGNSGMATPIANRNNGNTGTAKLTVKDGPVTRSGQAIANLAQSFIGTPYVWGGSSPKGFDCSGLVQYVYNKVGIKLPRTSAQQGVSGRASSLANAKVGDILHMPGHVAIYIGGGRFVHAPQPGQNVKIGKISDGWARIDAVRTFF, from the coding sequence ATGAAAAAAGCAATAACAGTATTAGGGTTGGGAGCTGCTGCTGCAGCCATATCAGTTACAAACGTAAGTGCGTTAGAACAACAAGATGCTAACAAAATGCTAGCTGATGCAAACCTTAATGAACAGTCAAATGCGACTTCAAATAAGGTCTCAGAATTGAATGCAGATAGTAAACTGACTGTAAAAGATGGACAGGTAAGTGTAACTAATAACCAAACTAATACAAGCAACGATACTTTGGCAAATCAAAAGATAGTTAAAAATGAGATTGGTGTTTTAGTTGAAACACAAGATAATACAAAAATTAATACTGAAAATAAAGCTACTGAGAAAGAACAGACTCCAGTAGCAGAAAATACTGCTGTAGAAACTAAGGTTGAAGAAACAAAGGCTCCAGCTAAGGAAGAAGCACCAGTAGCAGAAACTAAGGTTGAAGAAACAAAGGCTCCAGCTAAGGAAGAAGCACCAGTAGCAGAAACTAAGGTTGAAGAAACAAAAGCTCCAGCTAAGGAAGAAGCACCAGTAGCAGAAACTAAGGTTGAAGAAACAAAAGCTCCAACTAAGGAAGAAGCACCAGTAGCAGAAACTAAGGTTGAAGAAACAAAGGCTCCAGCTAAGGAAGAAGCACCAGTAGCAGAAACTAAGGTTGAAGAAACAAAGGCTCCAGCTAAGGAAGAAGCACCAGTAGCAGAAACTAAGCCTTCTGATGATATAGTTGTAGTTTCAAAGGCTAAATTAACTAAGCAAGCAAAAGAAACTGCTCAGACAGTTGAAGGTAAAATAAATAATGCTTACTACTTAAATGTAAGAAGTGGACCAAGTACATCTTTCTCAATAGAAGATGTTCTATCACAAAAAGATGTATTTAAAATATTATCTAGACATGCAACTGGATGGTATGAAGTACTACTACAGAATGGAACAAAAGGCTGGTCATCTGATAAGTATATTACTGTTTTATCTTCTAATGATAAGGCTAATGTTGTGAATTCAGTGAATGCTAAAGTACAAAAGGCTGCTCCAACAACTTCTAATAAAGGACAATTAAAAAATGCATATGCATTAAACATAAGAAAAGGACCATCAGTATTGGAAAAACTATCAGGAGTTGTTTTCAAAGGTGATGTATTTAACGTAGTATCTCAACATTCAAGTGGGTGGTTAGAAATTATGTTAAAGGATGGTACTAGAGGATGGGCATCTGGTAAATATATAAGTGCGAATCTATCAAATGTTAAGCACAATACAAGTGTAGTTAGTCATTCAAATGCTGCTAATAATAATGCAAGTGTTAGACCAACTACAAATGCTAAACCAGTTGCTAACAAGGTTACAACACCAGCAAAAAATAATAAAGTTACTATAAATGTTAATCAGGCTAGAGTAAATAGTTCTGTTAACGTAAGATCAAGTGCAAGTAGATCAGGATCTGTATTAGGTACATTAACTGGTAATTCAATAGTTAACGTATTAGGTATGGAAAATGGATGGTATAAGGTATTATTAAATAGTGGTCAGATTGGATATGTTGGACCAAGTTTCTTATCTATGACAGGTAAGACAGTTGCAGTTAGTGCTACTACTAATAATGTAACAAATAGAGGAAACTCAGGTATGGCGACTCCAATTGCCAATAGAAATAATGGTAATACAGGAACTGCAAAATTAACTGTAAAAGATGGACCGGTGACAAGAAGTGGACAGGCTATAGCAAATTTAGCTCAGTCATTTATAGGTACTCCATATGTATGGGGTGGATCTAGTCCTAAGGGATTTGATTGTTCAGGTTTGGTTCAGTATGTATATAACAAGGTAGGTATAAAGCTACCTAGAACTTCAGCTCAGCAAGGTGTATCAGGACGTGCATCTTCTTTAGCTAATGCTAAGGTAGGAGATATTTTACATATGCCAGGACATGTAGCTATATACATTGGTGGTGGAAGATTTGTTCATGCACCACAGCCAGGACAGAATGTAAAGATAGGAAAAATAAGTGATGGTTGGGCAAGAATAGATGCCGTTAGAACATTTTTCTAA
- a CDS encoding heavy metal translocating P-type ATPase, which produces MNKIDLKLGGLTCANCAGLIDEKVKRLDEVNESNLNFISSKLTFKIKEEYDIQESLNKVVKIVDDTEPGLVIELLNSSDLNLKIRNRNQKNELSNLSTGKEDCHENKNNSDFEVSDKKILMSAVFLYVLLFLAKKGGLSETIFNIGMIVTYLIAGREVLISAFKNLFNGKVMDENFLMTIATLGAIAIGEYPEAVGVMIFYGIGELLEDKAVDKSRKNISSLMDIKAKFANVLIGDKIVQKNPEDVEVGQEIVVKPGEKVALDSTIIKGSSSFDNSAITGESKLVKLGEGDSVLAGTINKDSLVHMKVDKIFSDSTVARILDMVENASVKKAKKENFISIFARYYTPIVVVLAILIVILPTFILGQDFTKWLYRGLIFLVVSCPCALVLSIPLSYFSGIGLLSKNGVLVKGSNYIDVLRSLKTIVFDKTGTLTEGIFKVRDIKLAKGVDEYQLLKYAYIAEMNSTHPIAKSVIAYVKAINKDDFNINLLESYEEIPAMGIIAKYDGHEILAGNSRLMEKYDINYEKIKSNSSKVYLACDNYYMGCIEIYDDLKIGTESAINSLRKRGVEEFIILTGDSKENARALAEELSIDKVYAQLLPDQKVEKVEEIMSKRVEKERGLAFVGDGINDAPVIARADLGISMGQIGSDAAIEASDIVLMKDDLNTLARAIDISKYTNKIVIQNIVMAIGIKVLIMILSMFGLANMWMAIFADVGVALLAVLNSLRIFRFK; this is translated from the coding sequence ATGAATAAAATAGATTTAAAATTAGGTGGACTAACTTGTGCTAATTGTGCAGGTCTGATAGATGAAAAAGTGAAACGTCTTGATGAAGTTAACGAATCAAATTTAAATTTTATAAGTAGTAAGCTTACTTTTAAAATTAAAGAGGAATATGATATACAAGAAAGTTTGAATAAGGTTGTAAAAATTGTAGATGATACGGAACCAGGTCTAGTTATAGAACTTTTAAATTCTAGTGATCTTAATCTTAAAATAAGAAATAGAAATCAAAAAAATGAATTAAGTAATTTATCTACAGGTAAAGAAGATTGCCATGAAAACAAAAATAACAGCGACTTTGAAGTATCTGATAAGAAGATATTAATGTCAGCGGTTTTTCTTTATGTATTATTATTTTTAGCAAAAAAAGGCGGCTTATCAGAAACAATATTTAATATAGGCATGATAGTAACTTATTTAATTGCAGGCAGGGAAGTGCTAATTAGTGCTTTTAAAAATCTTTTTAATGGAAAAGTAATGGACGAAAATTTTCTTATGACCATTGCGACTTTAGGTGCTATAGCCATTGGTGAATATCCAGAAGCAGTAGGAGTTATGATATTTTATGGAATTGGCGAATTATTAGAAGATAAAGCTGTAGATAAATCTAGAAAAAATATAAGTTCTCTTATGGATATAAAGGCGAAATTTGCAAATGTGTTAATTGGTGATAAGATTGTACAAAAGAATCCAGAAGATGTAGAAGTAGGCCAGGAAATAGTTGTCAAGCCAGGAGAAAAGGTAGCACTTGATTCAACTATTATAAAGGGAAGCAGTTCATTTGATAATTCTGCAATTACTGGAGAATCTAAATTAGTTAAATTAGGAGAAGGTGATTCAGTATTAGCAGGTACAATTAATAAAGACTCGTTAGTACATATGAAAGTGGATAAGATATTTTCGGACTCTACTGTTGCAAGAATTTTAGATATGGTCGAAAATGCTTCAGTCAAAAAAGCAAAAAAAGAAAATTTCATCAGTATCTTTGCAAGATACTATACACCAATTGTGGTTGTGTTAGCTATCTTGATTGTGATTTTACCTACATTTATATTAGGACAAGATTTTACAAAGTGGTTATATAGAGGATTGATATTTTTGGTAGTATCATGCCCTTGTGCATTGGTATTATCAATACCTTTATCATATTTTTCTGGTATAGGTTTGCTATCAAAGAATGGAGTATTGGTTAAAGGTTCAAATTATATAGATGTACTTAGAAGTCTAAAAACTATAGTTTTTGATAAGACTGGTACACTTACAGAAGGAATCTTTAAAGTAAGAGATATAAAACTTGCTAAAGGTGTAGATGAATATCAATTATTGAAATATGCATATATAGCAGAGATGAACTCAACACATCCGATTGCAAAGTCTGTAATAGCATATGTAAAAGCGATAAACAAAGATGATTTTAATATCAATTTACTAGAATCATATGAAGAAATTCCCGCTATGGGCATAATAGCTAAATATGATGGTCATGAAATATTGGCAGGTAATAGTAGATTGATGGAAAAGTATGATATTAACTATGAAAAAATAAAATCTAATTCTTCAAAGGTTTATCTAGCTTGTGATAATTATTACATGGGATGCATAGAAATATATGACGATTTGAAAATTGGAACTGAGTCAGCTATAAATTCGTTAAGAAAAAGAGGTGTAGAAGAATTTATAATATTAACTGGAGATTCTAAAGAAAACGCACGAGCTTTAGCTGAAGAACTATCTATAGATAAAGTATATGCACAATTGTTACCTGACCAAAAAGTAGAAAAAGTAGAAGAGATAATGTCTAAAAGAGTTGAGAAAGAAAGAGGATTGGCATTCGTGGGAGATGGTATAAATGATGCTCCAGTAATAGCAAGAGCTGATTTAGGTATTTCAATGGGACAAATAGGATCAGATGCAGCTATTGAGGCTTCTGATATAGTTTTGATGAAGGATGATTTAAATACTCTAGCCAGGGCTATTGATATATCTAAATATACAAATAAAATAGTAATACAAAATATAGTTATGGCTATTGGTATTAAAGTTTTGATAATGATATTGAGTATGTTTGGACTTGCTAATATGTGGATGGCAATATTTGCAGATGTAGGTGTGGCATTACTTGCTGTACTTAATTCATTGAGGATATTTAGATTTAAATAA
- a CDS encoding sigma-70 family RNA polymerase sigma factor, with protein sequence MEEIKSEITTLLNSFNSNYNKQSFDEKNKNIQDKLDRVDRALLWMGRNGCNKALDLFIISKLNQVKTVICSDNELSSYKNRGLEDEDLFQTGVLGVIYAAKKFDFRENILVRTYVSNNVKFSIKNAYRQYGNLYVSREAGSIYAKCSKDADLLDDKLSTKKLKFLSRKNNIDCKKISESILAIKNRTNILSINNDGEIEADTDFLERYKNRLVCEYEKKYNLIFDYRFALNKFNILTDKEKYVIESIFIKDRTQKDISKELECSVTAIGKIKKKALSKLESEFLL encoded by the coding sequence ATGGAAGAAATAAAAAGTGAGATAACGACATTACTAAATTCTTTCAACTCCAATTATAACAAACAGAGCTTTGATGAAAAAAATAAAAATATACAAGATAAACTTGATAGAGTAGACAGAGCGCTCTTGTGGATGGGGAGAAATGGGTGTAATAAAGCTTTAGATCTTTTTATAATAAGCAAATTGAATCAGGTAAAAACAGTAATTTGTTCCGATAATGAACTATCTTCTTATAAAAATAGAGGATTAGAGGATGAAGATTTATTTCAAACTGGTGTACTGGGAGTTATTTATGCTGCAAAAAAATTTGATTTTAGGGAAAATATTTTAGTGAGAACCTATGTTTCAAACAATGTGAAATTTAGTATTAAAAATGCATATAGACAATATGGTAACCTATATGTATCTAGAGAAGCCGGATCAATATATGCTAAATGTAGTAAAGATGCAGATTTATTAGATGATAAATTGAGCACCAAAAAGCTAAAATTTTTATCTAGAAAAAATAACATTGACTGTAAAAAAATATCGGAAAGTATACTAGCTATTAAAAATAGAACTAATATACTTTCAATAAATAACGATGGAGAAATTGAGGCCGACACGGATTTTTTGGAAAGATATAAAAATAGGTTAGTTTGTGAGTATGAGAAAAAATATAATTTAATTTTTGATTATAGATTTGCTCTGAATAAATTTAATATTTTAACGGATAAAGAAAAATATGTGATTGAATCTATATTTATTAAAGATAGGACACAAAAAGATATATCCAAAGAGTTGGAATGTTCAGTTACAGCTATAGGAAAGATTAAGAAAAAGGCTCTCTCTAAATTAGAAAGTGAGTTTCTTTTGTAA
- a CDS encoding AEC family transporter, giving the protein MLVVFTNVLILFMLMYIGYSMGKNKIIKYSSINDLSNILIDFAIPCTIVVSLIRPFNQKLLDATIKVMFLMIIFHLSVALFSYVITKILNVDEKKQGSWMFALVFSNNGFIGYPLMYALYGNDGLFIMAMGNVIQNVFIFSIGIKMVTLNYPNDEKINIKKIVFTRQNIAVIIGMFLFVLQIHVPTPIFNLLRYVSNLTVPLSMMVVGLSLSKYNPKTMFTDPEVYRLSFIRMILLPIFLIIIYKLFKIEANNNLPYAILFFTAALPSPAFTSIMAERYNTSVEFASKCVFITTILSIITVPFFASLL; this is encoded by the coding sequence ATGCTAGTGGTCTTTACAAATGTCTTAATTCTATTCATGCTTATGTATATAGGCTATTCAATGGGAAAAAATAAAATAATAAAATATTCATCAATAAACGATTTATCCAATATCCTTATTGATTTCGCTATACCATGTACTATTGTAGTGTCTTTAATTCGACCATTCAATCAGAAATTATTAGATGCTACAATCAAAGTAATGTTTTTAATGATTATATTTCATTTGTCAGTTGCATTATTTTCGTATGTAATAACAAAGATATTAAATGTAGATGAAAAAAAACAAGGAAGCTGGATGTTTGCCCTCGTGTTTTCAAATAATGGTTTTATTGGTTATCCCTTGATGTATGCACTATATGGCAATGATGGACTATTTATTATGGCTATGGGTAATGTAATTCAAAATGTATTTATATTTTCTATAGGTATAAAAATGGTAACACTTAATTATCCAAATGATGAAAAAATTAATATTAAAAAAATAGTATTTACTAGACAAAATATCGCAGTAATAATAGGTATGTTTTTATTTGTACTACAGATACATGTTCCAACACCAATTTTTAACTTACTTAGATACGTTTCTAATTTGACGGTTCCTCTATCAATGATGGTAGTAGGACTATCTTTATCAAAATACAATCCTAAAACTATGTTTACAGACCCAGAAGTATATAGACTAAGTTTTATACGTATGATTCTTTTACCTATTTTTTTGATTATAATATACAAATTATTTAAAATTGAAGCAAACAATAATTTGCCTTATGCAATTTTATTCTTTACAGCAGCTTTGCCTAGCCCAGCATTTACTTCTATTATGGCAGAGAGATATAATACAAGTGTAGAATTTGCTTCAAAATGCGTTTTTATAACTACAATTTTGAGTATTATAACAGTTCCATTTTTCGCTTCACTACTATAA
- a CDS encoding ArsR/SmtB family transcription factor → MNKKIISKDIEVCQEYEIHEDKLSRVEENKPSEDMVMDLSELFKVLGDKTRIQILYALLESEMCVCDIAEYLNMTQSAISHQLRVLKSTRLVKFRKEGKTVYYSIDDEHVKIIFDCGLAHIKELYY, encoded by the coding sequence ATGAACAAAAAAATAATATCCAAAGATATAGAAGTATGTCAAGAATATGAAATTCACGAAGACAAATTAAGTAGAGTTGAGGAAAATAAACCGAGCGAAGATATGGTTATGGATCTATCTGAATTATTTAAGGTACTTGGTGACAAGACAAGGATACAAATATTATATGCACTATTAGAATCAGAGATGTGTGTATGTGATATTGCAGAGTATCTTAATATGACTCAATCAGCTATTTCTCATCAGTTAAGGGTACTTAAGTCAACCAGACTAGTGAAATTTAGAAAAGAAGGTAAAACAGTATATTATTCAATTGATGACGAACATGTAAAAATAATATTTGATTGCGGTTTAGCTCATATAAAAGAATTATATTATTAG
- the rplU gene encoding 50S ribosomal protein L21 — translation MYAIVKTGGKQYKVSEGDVLFVEKLDANEGDVVTLNEVLAVNNGELKIGSPVVEGASVEAKVVEQGKGKKVIVYKYKPKKDYRRKNGHRQLYTKIVVEKINA, via the coding sequence ATGTACGCTATAGTTAAGACTGGAGGAAAGCAGTATAAAGTTTCTGAAGGTGATGTTCTTTTCGTTGAAAAGCTAGACGCTAACGAAGGTGATGTTGTTACTTTAAATGAAGTATTAGCTGTAAACAATGGTGAACTTAAGATAGGTTCTCCTGTAGTTGAAGGTGCTTCTGTTGAAGCTAAAGTAGTAGAACAAGGTAAAGGTAAGAAAGTTATCGTTTACAAGTACAAGCCAAAAAAGGACTACAGAAGAAAAAATGGTCATCGTCAGCTATATACTAAGATAGTAGTTGAAAAGATCAACGCTTAA
- a CDS encoding AEC family transporter has translation MQVIFTNVLILFLLLFLGYWMGLSKVVKHTSINDITNMLIDVSIPCTIIVSMIRPFSKALLNDIIKVSLIMAAYLIVISVVAYYISKLLKVDKMKQGSWIFALTFSNNAFIGYPLMFALYGNNGLFLMAIGNIVQNIFIFSIGIKMITLNYDLDEKVRIRDVVFTRQNFAVLIGMILFLGQIPVPKPVLTLITYVSNLTVPLSMMVVGLSLSRYDYKKMFTDFEVYRLTVIRMVLAPVLILILFKVLNIQANLDLPLAILFFTAALPSPAFTTIMAERYNTSIEFSSKCVFITTIISIATVPLLAGLL, from the coding sequence TTGCAAGTAATTTTTACAAACGTATTGATATTATTCTTGCTATTATTTTTGGGTTACTGGATGGGACTTTCGAAAGTTGTAAAGCATACATCTATTAATGATATTACAAATATGCTTATAGATGTAAGTATCCCGTGTACTATTATAGTATCTATGATTAGACCTTTTTCAAAGGCTCTTTTAAATGATATTATTAAAGTCTCATTAATAATGGCAGCATACTTAATTGTTATTTCAGTAGTAGCTTACTATATTTCAAAATTGCTAAAAGTTGACAAGATGAAGCAAGGAAGTTGGATTTTCGCTCTAACATTTTCAAATAATGCCTTTATAGGATATCCACTTATGTTTGCTCTATATGGGAATAACGGATTATTCTTGATGGCTATAGGTAATATAGTTCAAAATATATTTATATTCTCTATAGGTATAAAAATGATTACACTAAACTATGATTTGGATGAAAAAGTTAGAATTAGAGATGTGGTATTTACTAGACAGAATTTTGCCGTATTAATAGGTATGATTTTATTTTTGGGACAGATACCTGTGCCAAAACCTGTACTTACATTGATTACTTATGTTTCAAATCTAACTGTGCCGCTTTCAATGATGGTGGTAGGTTTATCGCTTTCTAGATATGACTACAAAAAAATGTTTACTGACTTTGAAGTTTATAGATTAACAGTTATTAGAATGGTCTTAGCTCCAGTATTAATATTAATATTATTTAAAGTACTAAACATACAGGCAAACCTAGATTTACCTCTAGCAATATTATTCTTTACAGCAGCACTACCAAGTCCTGCTTTTACAACAATAATGGCTGAAAGGTATAATACTAGTATTGAGTTTTCATCAAAATGTGTGTTTATAACAACTATTATCAGTATAGCAACAGTTCCGTTGCTAGCTGGTTTATTATAA